A portion of the Archocentrus centrarchus isolate MPI-CPG fArcCen1 chromosome 19, fArcCen1, whole genome shotgun sequence genome contains these proteins:
- the cmn gene encoding calymmin isoform X1 — MVGRLLLQSAVILWLVQAAHTGGHGAADGVPNGPQLNGRKLQNAGGVRTMLMPSKGYRPAVGVSGPNGYGAPSGMVKGLGTKGYGAAASVSKGQGGKPQGGYPAVLSHQNGANGYGVKAGPTNGQQTKGYGVQAGRYGWQGPNGNGYSAGSTGNVPNTKGHGAAASPLNGYGARPNGQGGAGSKPMKGYGQPPYGAGPGMGAFRGLGIPLFAGNYKGYGAQPMAGNSGGYGSAGLGLGPRHGNGWMKGPKQGYGAAAGVSNGQGSKANGYAGARPPFRSGVMLNGFGSVPNGYGAKPNGYGSYRGSAVRPQPGYGAAAGTGANAFKGYTAKSNGHRVRNAALGGYGGKPSGYGGSKPQKTTKGFGAMSPSEGYGGPAGAPNGQLPEAANAGYNRLPNTKGQAGKGAGEFTGKDLKGGVHSPEQPSAAPLEGLSLQQAITRGAVPFAPQPTSGVHVLVTKEKYPKLLSPLPQEKSYKHTQLISQVTPEPLPALPAKDLKPGTMGPQFKGEKVATAGPVQVVPQSKPPPEWAAVPPEENGRASVSKGQGAKPAKPDCGPSGVPNGQWMKIPRPDYNAAAGASMGMNTKGYGQGGYLGAGYGNGHPFGGYGNDYGAGVQPDYANLGQGVPAAAGKSGIGGLQFAGQPVGTGTNAAGKYGYGFSPYGNAGADKPFGKYGYGGFPNGGQFPGLGSSGNTAGKYGYGRLPYEAQPAALDPEAKSTNKYGLAGSPNQPEPLGLGHSVKLPGKYGGTEVPYAPQAVGFDAEAKSGKYDNQGVYQSQPLETAAEGTAGLTYEPWPRESDSAGKLYVKGEVPTPAPAAEGVGRLIDGYENVGYINGRVQPQVAAVPTPSPNLAYPPVPSRLPVASSFTPDVMPGGVRDLSDLEGKASLTLNSAAATGSEGVAQVPEQPDDLLQEQLPRQIHIQQHLKLHFQPQGGAKDGKYDLNGFFGNSGHQG, encoded by the exons ATGGTGGGACGACTACTTCTTCAGAGTGCAGTGATCCTTTGGCtggtgcaggcggcgcacacAGGGG GTCACGGTGCTGCAGACGGAGTACCCAATGGGCCACAGCTTAATG GAAGGAAACTGCAGAATGCTGGAGGTGTGCGAACAATGCTGATGCCATCAAAAG GTTACAGGCCAGCAGTTGGTGTTTCAGGTCCAAATG GCTATGGTGCACCTTCTGGTATGGTCAAAGGACTGGGGACAAAAG gCTATGGAGCAGCAGCCAGCGTGTCAAAAGGACAAGGTGGCAAACCACAGG GAGGATATCCAGCAGTTTTATCGCACCAAAATGGAGCTAATG GATATGGTGTTAAAGCCGGTCCAACAAATGGACAGCAAACAAAAG GCTATGGCGTTCAAGCTGGCAGATATGGATGGCAAGGACCTAATGGCAATG GTTATAGTGCTGGTTCTACTGGAAATGTGCCTAACACCAAAG GTCATGGAGCTGCAGCTAGTCCATTGAATGGCTATGGGGCAAGACCAAATG GCCAAGGAGGAGCTGGAAGTAAACCCATGAAGGGATATGGCCAACCACCTTATGGGGCAG GACCGGGTATGGGAGCCTTCAGAGGTCTGGGAATACCTCTGTTTGCTGGCAATTATAAAGGTTACGGAGCTCAGCCCATGGCAG GCAACAGTGGTGGTTATGGCAGCGCTGGTTTGGGTCTGGGACCTCGGCACGGAAATGGGTGGATGAAGGGGCCTAAGCAAG GCTATGGTGCTGCAGCTGGGGTTTCCAATGGACAAGGGTCAAAAGCCAATG GTTATGCTGGAGCCAGACCACCTTTCAGGAGTGGAGTCATGTTGAATG GGTTTGGCAGCGTTCCTAATGGGTATGGTGCCAAACCCAACG gCTATGGAAGCTACAGAGGAAGTGCAGTAAGACCCCAGCCAG GTTatggagctgcagcaggcaCCGGTGCTAATGCATTCAAAGGATACACAGCCAAATCCAATG GTCACAGAGTTAGAAATGCTGCACTTGGTGGATATGGAGGGAAACCTTCTG GGTACGGAGGGTCAAAACCTCAAAAAACTACTAAAGGATTTGGAGCGATGTCACCAAGTGAAG GGTATGGTGGTCCTGCTGGTGCACCTAATGGACAGTTGCCTGAAGCAGCTAATGCAG GTTACAACAGGCTGCCAAATACAAAGGGTCAAGCTGGAAAGGGTGCAGGTGAATTCACTGGAAAGGACCTTAAAGGTGGAGTTCATTCTCCTGAGCAGCCAAGTGCAGCACCGTTGGAGGGTCTTTCACTCCAACAAGCAATAACTCGTGGTGCAGTGCCTTTCGCCCCGCAGCCGACTAGTGGTGTCCACGTTCTGGTGACAAAAGAGAAATACCCAAAGCTGCTTTCTCCTTTGCCACAAGAAAAaagctacaaacacacacagctgatctctcAAGTTACACCAGAACCACTCCCAGCACTTCCTGCCAAAGACCTAAAACCTGGAACCATGGGTCCACAGTTTAAGGGAGAGAAGGTAGCCACAGCCGGGCCTGTGCAAGTGGTTCCCCAGAGTAAACCACCACCAGAGTGGGCAGCAGTCCCTCCAGAAG AGAATGGGAGAGCTTCAGTCTCCAAGGGACAGGGAGCTAAACCAGCCAAACCCG ACTGTGGACCATCAGGAGTACCAAATGGACAATGGATGAAAATCCCTAGACCTG ATTATAATGCAGCAGCTGGAGCATCTATGGGTATGAACACAAAAG GTTATGGACAAGGAGGTTACCTTGGAGCTGGATATGGGAATGGACATCCATTTGGag GGTATGGAAATGACTACGGTGCTGGTGTACAGCCTGACTATGCAA accTTGGACAGGgtgtgcctgctgctgctggcaaaTCAG GTATTGGTGGGCTGCAGTTTGCTGGGCAACCTGTCGGTACAGGAACTAACGCTGCAGGAAAGTATG GTTATGGATTTAGCCCCTATGGCAATGCAGGTGCTGATAAGCCATTTGGAAAATAtg GATATGGAGGGTTCCCCAATGGTGGACAATTTCCTGGCCTTGGCAGCAGTGGAAATACAGCTGGTAAATATG GTTATGGAAGGCTGCCCTATGAAGCTCAACCAGCTGCACTGGACCCTGAAGCAAAATCTACAAATAaatatg GTCTGGCTGGGTCACCAAATCAACCTGAACCCCTCGGACTGGGACATAGTGTAAAATTACCAGGAAAATATG GCGGCACTGAGGTTCCCTATGCACCGCAGGCTGTTGGTTTTGATGCTGAAGCTAAATCTGGGAAATATG ATAATCAGGGAGTTTACCAGTCACAGCCTCTTGAAACTGCAGCTGAAG GTACAGCAGGTTTAACCTATGAGCCCTGGCCTCGTGAGTCAGATTCAGCTGGAAAACTCTATG TAAAAGGAGAGGTGCCCACTCCAGCACCTGCAGCTGAAGGTGTGGGGAGGCTCATTGATGGATATG AAAATGTGGGCTACATAAATGGAAGAGTGCAGCCACAAG TTGCTGCAGTCCCCACTCCCAGCCCCAACCTGGCCTACCCACCTGTCCCCTCCCGTCTTCCTGTAGCCTCCTCCTTCACACCTGATGTGATGCCTGGAGGTGTTCGGGACTTGTCCGACCTAGAGGGCAAAGCCAGCCTCACCCTCAACTCAGCGGCCGCTACAGGATCAGAGGGTGTGGCTCAGGTGCCCGAACAACCCGACGACCTGCTCCAAGAGCAGCTGCCGCGTCAGATACACATTCAGCAGCATCTCAAACTGCATTTTCAGCCacaag GAGGAGCAAAGGATGGCAAATACGACCTGAACGGCTTCTTTGGGAATAGTGGCCATCAGG GTTAA
- the cmn gene encoding calymmin isoform X3, with protein MVGRLLLQSAVILWLVQAAHTGGHGAADGVPNGPQLNGRKLQNAGGVRTMLMPSKGYRPAVGVSGPNGYGAPSGMVKGLGTKGYGAAASVSKGQGGKPQGGYPAVLSHQNGANGYGVKAGPTNGQQTKGYGVQAGRYGWQGPNGNGYSAGSTGNVPNTKGHGAAASPLNGYGARPNGQGGAGSKPMKGYGQPPYGAGPGMGAFRGLGIPLFAGNYKGYGAQPMAGNSGGYGSAGLGLGPRHGNGWMKGPKQGYGAAAGVSNGQGSKANGYAGARPPFRSGVMLNGFGSVPNGYGAKPNGYGSYRGSAVRPQPGYGAAAGTGANAFKGYTAKSNGHRVRNAALGGYGGKPSGYGGSKPQKTTKGFGAMSPSEGYGGPAGAPNGQLPEAANAGYNRLPNTKGQAGKGAGEFTGKDLKGGVHSPEQPSAAPLEGLSLQQAITRGAVPFAPQPTSGVHVLVTKEKYPKLLSPLPQEKSYKHTQLISQVTPEPLPALPAKDLKPGTMGPQFKGEKVATAGPVQVVPQSKPPPEWAAVPPEENGRASVSKGQGAKPAKPDCGPSGVPNGQWMKIPRPDYNAAAGASMGMNTKGYGQGGYLGAGYGNGHPFGGYGNDYGAGVQPDYANLGQGVPAAAGKSGIGGLQFAGQPVGTGTNAAGKYGYGFSPYGNAGADKPFGKYGYGGFPNGGQFPGLGSSGNTAGKYGYGRLPYEAQPAALDPEAKSTNKYGLAGSPNQPEPLGLGHSVKLPGKYDNQGVYQSQPLETAAEGTAGLTYEPWPRESDSAGKLYVKGEVPTPAPAAEGVGRLIDGYENVGYINGRVQPQVAAVPTPSPNLAYPPVPSRLPVASSFTPDVMPGGVRDLSDLEGKASLTLNSAAATGSEGVAQVPEQPDDLLQEQLPRQIHIQQHLKLHFQPQGGAKDGKYDLNGFFGNSGHQG; from the exons ATGGTGGGACGACTACTTCTTCAGAGTGCAGTGATCCTTTGGCtggtgcaggcggcgcacacAGGGG GTCACGGTGCTGCAGACGGAGTACCCAATGGGCCACAGCTTAATG GAAGGAAACTGCAGAATGCTGGAGGTGTGCGAACAATGCTGATGCCATCAAAAG GTTACAGGCCAGCAGTTGGTGTTTCAGGTCCAAATG GCTATGGTGCACCTTCTGGTATGGTCAAAGGACTGGGGACAAAAG gCTATGGAGCAGCAGCCAGCGTGTCAAAAGGACAAGGTGGCAAACCACAGG GAGGATATCCAGCAGTTTTATCGCACCAAAATGGAGCTAATG GATATGGTGTTAAAGCCGGTCCAACAAATGGACAGCAAACAAAAG GCTATGGCGTTCAAGCTGGCAGATATGGATGGCAAGGACCTAATGGCAATG GTTATAGTGCTGGTTCTACTGGAAATGTGCCTAACACCAAAG GTCATGGAGCTGCAGCTAGTCCATTGAATGGCTATGGGGCAAGACCAAATG GCCAAGGAGGAGCTGGAAGTAAACCCATGAAGGGATATGGCCAACCACCTTATGGGGCAG GACCGGGTATGGGAGCCTTCAGAGGTCTGGGAATACCTCTGTTTGCTGGCAATTATAAAGGTTACGGAGCTCAGCCCATGGCAG GCAACAGTGGTGGTTATGGCAGCGCTGGTTTGGGTCTGGGACCTCGGCACGGAAATGGGTGGATGAAGGGGCCTAAGCAAG GCTATGGTGCTGCAGCTGGGGTTTCCAATGGACAAGGGTCAAAAGCCAATG GTTATGCTGGAGCCAGACCACCTTTCAGGAGTGGAGTCATGTTGAATG GGTTTGGCAGCGTTCCTAATGGGTATGGTGCCAAACCCAACG gCTATGGAAGCTACAGAGGAAGTGCAGTAAGACCCCAGCCAG GTTatggagctgcagcaggcaCCGGTGCTAATGCATTCAAAGGATACACAGCCAAATCCAATG GTCACAGAGTTAGAAATGCTGCACTTGGTGGATATGGAGGGAAACCTTCTG GGTACGGAGGGTCAAAACCTCAAAAAACTACTAAAGGATTTGGAGCGATGTCACCAAGTGAAG GGTATGGTGGTCCTGCTGGTGCACCTAATGGACAGTTGCCTGAAGCAGCTAATGCAG GTTACAACAGGCTGCCAAATACAAAGGGTCAAGCTGGAAAGGGTGCAGGTGAATTCACTGGAAAGGACCTTAAAGGTGGAGTTCATTCTCCTGAGCAGCCAAGTGCAGCACCGTTGGAGGGTCTTTCACTCCAACAAGCAATAACTCGTGGTGCAGTGCCTTTCGCCCCGCAGCCGACTAGTGGTGTCCACGTTCTGGTGACAAAAGAGAAATACCCAAAGCTGCTTTCTCCTTTGCCACAAGAAAAaagctacaaacacacacagctgatctctcAAGTTACACCAGAACCACTCCCAGCACTTCCTGCCAAAGACCTAAAACCTGGAACCATGGGTCCACAGTTTAAGGGAGAGAAGGTAGCCACAGCCGGGCCTGTGCAAGTGGTTCCCCAGAGTAAACCACCACCAGAGTGGGCAGCAGTCCCTCCAGAAG AGAATGGGAGAGCTTCAGTCTCCAAGGGACAGGGAGCTAAACCAGCCAAACCCG ACTGTGGACCATCAGGAGTACCAAATGGACAATGGATGAAAATCCCTAGACCTG ATTATAATGCAGCAGCTGGAGCATCTATGGGTATGAACACAAAAG GTTATGGACAAGGAGGTTACCTTGGAGCTGGATATGGGAATGGACATCCATTTGGag GGTATGGAAATGACTACGGTGCTGGTGTACAGCCTGACTATGCAA accTTGGACAGGgtgtgcctgctgctgctggcaaaTCAG GTATTGGTGGGCTGCAGTTTGCTGGGCAACCTGTCGGTACAGGAACTAACGCTGCAGGAAAGTATG GTTATGGATTTAGCCCCTATGGCAATGCAGGTGCTGATAAGCCATTTGGAAAATAtg GATATGGAGGGTTCCCCAATGGTGGACAATTTCCTGGCCTTGGCAGCAGTGGAAATACAGCTGGTAAATATG GTTATGGAAGGCTGCCCTATGAAGCTCAACCAGCTGCACTGGACCCTGAAGCAAAATCTACAAATAaatatg GTCTGGCTGGGTCACCAAATCAACCTGAACCCCTCGGACTGGGACATAGTGTAAAATTACCAGGAAAATATG ATAATCAGGGAGTTTACCAGTCACAGCCTCTTGAAACTGCAGCTGAAG GTACAGCAGGTTTAACCTATGAGCCCTGGCCTCGTGAGTCAGATTCAGCTGGAAAACTCTATG TAAAAGGAGAGGTGCCCACTCCAGCACCTGCAGCTGAAGGTGTGGGGAGGCTCATTGATGGATATG AAAATGTGGGCTACATAAATGGAAGAGTGCAGCCACAAG TTGCTGCAGTCCCCACTCCCAGCCCCAACCTGGCCTACCCACCTGTCCCCTCCCGTCTTCCTGTAGCCTCCTCCTTCACACCTGATGTGATGCCTGGAGGTGTTCGGGACTTGTCCGACCTAGAGGGCAAAGCCAGCCTCACCCTCAACTCAGCGGCCGCTACAGGATCAGAGGGTGTGGCTCAGGTGCCCGAACAACCCGACGACCTGCTCCAAGAGCAGCTGCCGCGTCAGATACACATTCAGCAGCATCTCAAACTGCATTTTCAGCCacaag GAGGAGCAAAGGATGGCAAATACGACCTGAACGGCTTCTTTGGGAATAGTGGCCATCAGG GTTAA
- the cmn gene encoding calymmin isoform X2, translating into MVGRLLLQSAVILWLVQAAHTGGHGAADGVPNGPQLNGRKLQNAGGVRTMLMPSKGYRPAVGVSGPNGYGAPSGMVKGLGTKGYGAAASVSKGQGGKPQGGYPAVLSHQNGANGYGVKAGPTNGQQTKGYGVQAGRYGWQGPNGNGYSAGSTGNVPNTKGHGAAASPLNGYGARPNGQGGAGSKPMKGYGQPPYGAGPGMGAFRGLGIPLFAGNYKGYGAQPMAGNSGGYGSAGLGLGPRHGNGWMKGPKQGYGAAAGVSNGQGSKANGYAGARPPFRSGVMLNGYGSYRGSAVRPQPGYGAAAGTGANAFKGYTAKSNGHRVRNAALGGYGGKPSGYGGSKPQKTTKGFGAMSPSEGYGGPAGAPNGQLPEAANAGYNRLPNTKGQAGKGAGEFTGKDLKGGVHSPEQPSAAPLEGLSLQQAITRGAVPFAPQPTSGVHVLVTKEKYPKLLSPLPQEKSYKHTQLISQVTPEPLPALPAKDLKPGTMGPQFKGEKVATAGPVQVVPQSKPPPEWAAVPPEENGRASVSKGQGAKPAKPDCGPSGVPNGQWMKIPRPDYNAAAGASMGMNTKGYGQGGYLGAGYGNGHPFGGYGNDYGAGVQPDYANLGQGVPAAAGKSGIGGLQFAGQPVGTGTNAAGKYGYGFSPYGNAGADKPFGKYGYGGFPNGGQFPGLGSSGNTAGKYGYGRLPYEAQPAALDPEAKSTNKYGLAGSPNQPEPLGLGHSVKLPGKYGGTEVPYAPQAVGFDAEAKSGKYDNQGVYQSQPLETAAEGTAGLTYEPWPRESDSAGKLYVKGEVPTPAPAAEGVGRLIDGYENVGYINGRVQPQVAAVPTPSPNLAYPPVPSRLPVASSFTPDVMPGGVRDLSDLEGKASLTLNSAAATGSEGVAQVPEQPDDLLQEQLPRQIHIQQHLKLHFQPQGGAKDGKYDLNGFFGNSGHQG; encoded by the exons ATGGTGGGACGACTACTTCTTCAGAGTGCAGTGATCCTTTGGCtggtgcaggcggcgcacacAGGGG GTCACGGTGCTGCAGACGGAGTACCCAATGGGCCACAGCTTAATG GAAGGAAACTGCAGAATGCTGGAGGTGTGCGAACAATGCTGATGCCATCAAAAG GTTACAGGCCAGCAGTTGGTGTTTCAGGTCCAAATG GCTATGGTGCACCTTCTGGTATGGTCAAAGGACTGGGGACAAAAG gCTATGGAGCAGCAGCCAGCGTGTCAAAAGGACAAGGTGGCAAACCACAGG GAGGATATCCAGCAGTTTTATCGCACCAAAATGGAGCTAATG GATATGGTGTTAAAGCCGGTCCAACAAATGGACAGCAAACAAAAG GCTATGGCGTTCAAGCTGGCAGATATGGATGGCAAGGACCTAATGGCAATG GTTATAGTGCTGGTTCTACTGGAAATGTGCCTAACACCAAAG GTCATGGAGCTGCAGCTAGTCCATTGAATGGCTATGGGGCAAGACCAAATG GCCAAGGAGGAGCTGGAAGTAAACCCATGAAGGGATATGGCCAACCACCTTATGGGGCAG GACCGGGTATGGGAGCCTTCAGAGGTCTGGGAATACCTCTGTTTGCTGGCAATTATAAAGGTTACGGAGCTCAGCCCATGGCAG GCAACAGTGGTGGTTATGGCAGCGCTGGTTTGGGTCTGGGACCTCGGCACGGAAATGGGTGGATGAAGGGGCCTAAGCAAG GCTATGGTGCTGCAGCTGGGGTTTCCAATGGACAAGGGTCAAAAGCCAATG GTTATGCTGGAGCCAGACCACCTTTCAGGAGTGGAGTCATGTTGAATG gCTATGGAAGCTACAGAGGAAGTGCAGTAAGACCCCAGCCAG GTTatggagctgcagcaggcaCCGGTGCTAATGCATTCAAAGGATACACAGCCAAATCCAATG GTCACAGAGTTAGAAATGCTGCACTTGGTGGATATGGAGGGAAACCTTCTG GGTACGGAGGGTCAAAACCTCAAAAAACTACTAAAGGATTTGGAGCGATGTCACCAAGTGAAG GGTATGGTGGTCCTGCTGGTGCACCTAATGGACAGTTGCCTGAAGCAGCTAATGCAG GTTACAACAGGCTGCCAAATACAAAGGGTCAAGCTGGAAAGGGTGCAGGTGAATTCACTGGAAAGGACCTTAAAGGTGGAGTTCATTCTCCTGAGCAGCCAAGTGCAGCACCGTTGGAGGGTCTTTCACTCCAACAAGCAATAACTCGTGGTGCAGTGCCTTTCGCCCCGCAGCCGACTAGTGGTGTCCACGTTCTGGTGACAAAAGAGAAATACCCAAAGCTGCTTTCTCCTTTGCCACAAGAAAAaagctacaaacacacacagctgatctctcAAGTTACACCAGAACCACTCCCAGCACTTCCTGCCAAAGACCTAAAACCTGGAACCATGGGTCCACAGTTTAAGGGAGAGAAGGTAGCCACAGCCGGGCCTGTGCAAGTGGTTCCCCAGAGTAAACCACCACCAGAGTGGGCAGCAGTCCCTCCAGAAG AGAATGGGAGAGCTTCAGTCTCCAAGGGACAGGGAGCTAAACCAGCCAAACCCG ACTGTGGACCATCAGGAGTACCAAATGGACAATGGATGAAAATCCCTAGACCTG ATTATAATGCAGCAGCTGGAGCATCTATGGGTATGAACACAAAAG GTTATGGACAAGGAGGTTACCTTGGAGCTGGATATGGGAATGGACATCCATTTGGag GGTATGGAAATGACTACGGTGCTGGTGTACAGCCTGACTATGCAA accTTGGACAGGgtgtgcctgctgctgctggcaaaTCAG GTATTGGTGGGCTGCAGTTTGCTGGGCAACCTGTCGGTACAGGAACTAACGCTGCAGGAAAGTATG GTTATGGATTTAGCCCCTATGGCAATGCAGGTGCTGATAAGCCATTTGGAAAATAtg GATATGGAGGGTTCCCCAATGGTGGACAATTTCCTGGCCTTGGCAGCAGTGGAAATACAGCTGGTAAATATG GTTATGGAAGGCTGCCCTATGAAGCTCAACCAGCTGCACTGGACCCTGAAGCAAAATCTACAAATAaatatg GTCTGGCTGGGTCACCAAATCAACCTGAACCCCTCGGACTGGGACATAGTGTAAAATTACCAGGAAAATATG GCGGCACTGAGGTTCCCTATGCACCGCAGGCTGTTGGTTTTGATGCTGAAGCTAAATCTGGGAAATATG ATAATCAGGGAGTTTACCAGTCACAGCCTCTTGAAACTGCAGCTGAAG GTACAGCAGGTTTAACCTATGAGCCCTGGCCTCGTGAGTCAGATTCAGCTGGAAAACTCTATG TAAAAGGAGAGGTGCCCACTCCAGCACCTGCAGCTGAAGGTGTGGGGAGGCTCATTGATGGATATG AAAATGTGGGCTACATAAATGGAAGAGTGCAGCCACAAG TTGCTGCAGTCCCCACTCCCAGCCCCAACCTGGCCTACCCACCTGTCCCCTCCCGTCTTCCTGTAGCCTCCTCCTTCACACCTGATGTGATGCCTGGAGGTGTTCGGGACTTGTCCGACCTAGAGGGCAAAGCCAGCCTCACCCTCAACTCAGCGGCCGCTACAGGATCAGAGGGTGTGGCTCAGGTGCCCGAACAACCCGACGACCTGCTCCAAGAGCAGCTGCCGCGTCAGATACACATTCAGCAGCATCTCAAACTGCATTTTCAGCCacaag GAGGAGCAAAGGATGGCAAATACGACCTGAACGGCTTCTTTGGGAATAGTGGCCATCAGG GTTAA